A segment of the Candidatus Neomarinimicrobiota bacterium genome:
ACAACTCCTTAATCGGATGTTAAATCATTTCGGCTATGAGGTCGAACTCGCGAGTAACGGAGAAGAAGCTGTTGAAGCTTACAGGAATGCTTTCAAGAGTGATGACCCATTCGATATTGTAATAGTTGATCTGACAGTAGCCGAAGGTATGGGTGGTATTGAAACAGTTGAGCAAATCAGAAAATTTGATAAGAATGTAAAAGTCATAATAGCAAGCGGGCATTTGACGGACTCAATAATGGACGAAATCGAAAGCGGGAAATTCAATGGTTCCCTGCCTAAACCTTTCAAGATGGACGAATTAGAAGCTGTATTGACAAAAGTTTTGAATTCTTAGGATAAATATTTATCCCGTTTTGATATAGTCCGACCGGAACGATTAATCAATGATTCGATTCTTCAGGTAAGAAGAATATACTTTTAATCGATCTGTTTAATTATCTTTTCATAACAATAATCTGTCGAATAATATGAAAAAGATAAAACTATTACTTTTGTGCACGGGTAATTCGTGTAGAAGCCAGATGGCTGAAGGGTGGGTAAAGTCAAAACTGAGTCGTTTTGTTGAC
Coding sequences within it:
- a CDS encoding response regulator, giving the protein MEYTCKILVMDDEAALRQLLNRMLNHFGYEVELASNGEEAVEAYRNAFKSDDPFDIVIVDLTVAEGMGGIETVEQIRKFDKNVKVIIASGHLTDSIMDEIESGKFNGSLPKPFKMDELEAVLTKVLNS